The Microbacterium limosum genome contains a region encoding:
- a CDS encoding helix-turn-helix transcriptional regulator, translating to MGQSASPLDAREPERLFYSEEETAALLGIHRTTLRTLALEGQAPVEPIRLTRHKRVYRRIDVQRLAGLEQ from the coding sequence ATGGGTCAGAGCGCATCGCCCCTCGACGCTCGGGAGCCCGAGCGCCTGTTCTACTCCGAGGAGGAGACAGCGGCGCTGCTCGGCATCCACCGCACGACCCTGCGCACCCTCGCCCTGGAGGGCCAGGCCCCGGTGGAGCCGATTCGGCTCACCCGGCACAAGCGCGTCTACCGCCGCATCGACGTGCAGCGCCTCGCGGGGCTGGAGCAGTAG